GGCCCGGTGACGAGGTTGCGGGCGATCTGCAGGCGCTGCTGCATGCCGCCCGAGAAGGCGCGCGGGCGGTCGTCGACCCGGTCCTCGGCGATCTCGACCCGGCCCAGCCAGTCGATCGCCTGCGCCCGGATGCCCGCGTAGTTGCGCGCGCCGACGGCCATCAGCCGCTCGCCGACGTTGCCGCCGGCCGAGACGCCCATGCGCAGCCCGTCGCGCGGGTTCTGGTGCACGAAGGCCCAGTCGGTGCGCGCCAGCATCCGCCGCTCGGGCTCGGACATGGTGAGCACGTCCTGCGGGCCATCCGCGCGGGTGTCGAAGACCACGTTGCCCGCGTCGGGCGCCAGCTGGCCCGAGAGGCACGACAGCAGCGTCGACTTGCCCGAGCCGCTCTCGCCGACGATGCCCATGACCTCGCCCGGCCAGAGATCGAAACTCACCTCGCCGCAGCCGAGCCGCGCGCCGTAGTGCTTGGTCACGCCCTGAACGGAGAGC
The Salipiger sp. H15 DNA segment above includes these coding regions:
- the phnK gene encoding phosphonate C-P lyase system protein PhnK, translated to MTPLLSVQGVTKHYGARLGCGEVSFDLWPGEVMGIVGESGSGKSTLLSCLSGQLAPDAGNVVFDTRADGPQDVLTMSEPERRMLARTDWAFVHQNPRDGLRMGVSAGGNVGERLMAVGARNYAGIRAQAIDWLGRVEIAEDRVDDRPRAFSGGMQQRLQIARNLVTGPRLVFMDEPTGGLDVSVQARLLDLLRGLVREMGLSAVIVTHDLAVVRLLADRLMVMKGGRVVETGLTDQVLDDPQHGYTQLLVSSVLQV